The Nitrospirales bacterium genome includes a window with the following:
- a CDS encoding glycosyltransferase, which translates to MSAQSMSNRILVIAPTPFFADRGCHVRILGEIRALQKLGYEARLCTYHLGRDIHGIDTVRTMNIPWYHKLSAGPSIHKFYIDLFLLWDVWRVCRSFRPGILHAHLHEGIVIGKLVSLWYGIPMVADLQGSLTEEVLDHNFLPRWKWLVGVVQWIEKQVNRMPLHLITSASRTTQQVKQSYGISTVSTIGDGVDLELFSQQPKDVALQNELGIGSDDKVVVFIGVLTSYQGIDLLLDSALQVFKQIPTAKFLIMGFPEEAYRKKAIDMGLQDNVIFTGKIEYADAARYLSLGHVAVSPKVSSSEANLKLFTYMAMGLPCVVFDNPVNREILDDLGVYAENGDPQAFAQKIVSLLQDSKHAKTLGDACYQKASSEYSWDVVGQRLLGIYERYTPPDLTQQHLGGELNG; encoded by the coding sequence ATGTCTGCCCAATCAATGTCTAACCGTATTCTGGTGATTGCGCCTACACCATTTTTCGCAGACCGTGGTTGTCATGTACGCATCCTGGGAGAGATTCGAGCTCTACAAAAACTGGGCTATGAGGCGCGGCTATGCACCTATCATTTAGGACGCGATATCCACGGGATTGACACCGTTCGGACCATGAACATCCCTTGGTATCATAAGCTGTCAGCTGGGCCCTCCATCCATAAGTTTTATATCGACCTCTTCTTATTGTGGGATGTATGGCGTGTGTGTCGCTCTTTTCGACCGGGCATTCTTCATGCACATTTACACGAAGGAATCGTGATCGGAAAACTGGTGAGCCTCTGGTACGGCATTCCCATGGTTGCTGATTTACAGGGAAGTTTAACGGAGGAGGTGCTTGATCATAACTTTCTCCCAAGATGGAAATGGCTTGTGGGGGTTGTCCAATGGATAGAAAAACAGGTTAACCGAATGCCGCTCCATCTCATTACCAGCGCCTCGCGCACGACCCAACAGGTCAAACAGTCGTACGGGATTTCGACCGTCTCGACTATTGGTGATGGCGTGGATTTGGAGCTGTTTTCGCAACAACCCAAAGATGTCGCACTACAGAACGAACTTGGCATAGGTTCTGACGATAAGGTCGTGGTCTTTATCGGCGTACTCACCTCGTACCAAGGGATTGATTTACTGCTAGACTCGGCTCTTCAGGTATTCAAACAAATTCCCACCGCCAAATTCCTAATCATGGGTTTCCCCGAAGAGGCGTATCGGAAAAAAGCCATTGACATGGGACTCCAAGACAATGTCATTTTCACAGGAAAAATTGAATACGCCGATGCCGCTCGGTATCTCTCGTTAGGGCATGTTGCGGTATCCCCGAAAGTGTCTTCTTCCGAGGCAAACTTGAAGCTGTTTACGTACATGGCAATGGGACTTCCCTGTGTTGTGTTCGATAATCCAGTCAATCGAGAGATTTTGGATGATCTGGGTGTGTACGCCGAGAATGGTGATCCGCAGGCCTTCGCTCAGAAAATCGTTTCGTTATTGCAGGATAGTAAACATGCTAAGACCCTGGGAGACGCCTGCTATCAAAAAGCATCATCTGAGTATTCCTGGGATGTCGTAGGACAGCGATTACTGGGTATCTACGAGAGATATACCCCCCCAGACTTGACACAACAACACCTAGGAGGTGAACTCAATGGCTGA
- a CDS encoding MoaD/ThiS family protein yields MVKVLVFGQVLQDAVEEPEFECEVSHPITVRELFETHTERFEPFQSFLDSNQVMMTINLKISTFESKVKDGDTLKLTHQFNPELEGARWHNP; encoded by the coding sequence ATGGTTAAAGTCTTAGTATTTGGTCAAGTGCTTCAAGATGCTGTCGAAGAACCGGAATTTGAATGCGAGGTGTCTCACCCCATCACGGTGCGGGAATTATTTGAAACGCATACAGAGCGATTTGAGCCTTTTCAATCATTTCTCGACTCAAATCAAGTGATGATGACGATTAATCTGAAGATCTCGACATTCGAGTCTAAGGTCAAGGATGGAGACACCCTGAAACTCACCCATCAGTTTAATCCCGAACTTGAAGGCGCACGCTGGCATAATCCGTAA
- a CDS encoding pentapeptide repeat-containing protein, translating to MTCPVTGRQPRMRLPPAFHAFGLCLVGMAFALFGFNVPNLSACEIQKSSKDSQIFQRHLIGPCSVDDRRRVAVSAESLLQALQDGKSLDLRGIVVEGDLMLDRLPLESLPHALQGSPRVRRIVDERHVETGRVISGSITMQDVVVQGNWATNLRNGLLVLFGPFAVTGTRFEQSIDHSHTLFLQAFDFSDSVIRYEGFFVGAYFDQSARFSKTTFGTHSRFHQAQFAQVANFMESRFHGLAEFLEVVFSQQANFSGVQFQMGTGFSGTHFNGPALFSRARFQREVFFRFARFRRQANFAGTTFEAVSDFSEASFSGTPDFSRAKFHTAPELSHANLDEQVFAASKFKQLSGKLVFLFTFLGICCVVAWGVQKWRKTW from the coding sequence ATGACGTGTCCGGTGACAGGAAGGCAACCACGAATGCGGTTGCCACCGGCATTTCATGCGTTTGGACTCTGTTTGGTGGGCATGGCGTTCGCGTTATTCGGGTTCAACGTTCCGAACCTCAGCGCCTGTGAAATACAGAAATCGTCTAAGGACTCACAGATATTCCAGCGTCATTTGATTGGGCCTTGTTCTGTGGACGACCGCAGAAGGGTAGCGGTTTCTGCTGAATCGCTCTTGCAGGCGTTGCAAGACGGGAAAAGCCTTGACCTACGAGGCATTGTGGTCGAGGGCGATCTCATGTTGGATCGTTTGCCTCTTGAATCCTTGCCCCACGCCTTGCAGGGGTCGCCTCGTGTTCGACGAATCGTCGATGAACGGCATGTAGAAACGGGAAGGGTCATTTCAGGGTCGATTACGATGCAAGATGTCGTGGTCCAAGGGAATTGGGCGACGAATTTACGAAATGGTCTCTTAGTCCTCTTCGGACCGTTTGCCGTGACGGGAACGCGATTTGAGCAGTCGATTGATCATTCACACACGCTTTTCCTCCAGGCGTTCGACTTTTCCGATTCGGTCATTCGATACGAAGGATTTTTTGTCGGCGCGTATTTTGACCAGTCAGCACGATTTTCAAAAACGACCTTTGGGACACATTCTCGATTTCATCAGGCTCAATTCGCTCAAGTCGCGAATTTCATGGAAAGTCGATTCCACGGATTAGCCGAATTTCTGGAGGTGGTGTTCTCGCAGCAAGCCAATTTTTCAGGTGTTCAATTTCAAATGGGAACTGGATTTTCCGGAACGCATTTCAACGGTCCTGCGCTGTTTTCGCGTGCTCGATTTCAGAGGGAAGTGTTTTTTCGATTTGCCCGGTTTCGCCGCCAGGCGAATTTTGCCGGGACGACGTTCGAGGCCGTAAGTGATTTTTCGGAAGCGTCATTCTCGGGAACTCCTGATTTTTCACGTGCGAAGTTTCACACGGCCCCAGAATTGTCTCATGCGAACCTCGATGAACAGGTATTTGCCGCATCTAAGTTTAAACAATTAAGTGGAAAACTCGTGTTTCTGTTCACGTTTCTGGGGATCTGCTGTGTCGTGGCCTGGGGGGTACAAAAGTGGAGAAAAACATGGTGA
- a CDS encoding FAD-binding oxidoreductase, with amino-acid sequence MPLILPEKPSSVARDLRRLLGSQKVKHDEATLRAYAVDASIYRLTPTAVALPDSEDDIDRIIDYAVQQGISVTARAAGTNLTGSAIGTGIILDVSRMNRILEVNSEEHWARVQPGIVLAELNKQLSRYDCMFGPDPSSGDMCKLGGMLANNSSGPHTLRYGSVKDNVQALRVRLPHGGWLDARSLDIDGPAWTQVTLTHPVLQPLIDLVRGHETLIEAKRPHVSKNSSGYNLFDLLDGMKRGQIDLPKLFVGSEGTLGIFSEATIRLVDRPKATASALIHFQHLEEMGEAVPELLTLHPSALEVMDANTLNLIGRETYGIPDDSAATLLIEFDQGEDPARSDRLLKLCRGYRLSADPVVAYDGEKQKELWKARKALYPTLYRYDQRKKPINFVDDVVVKAERTAELIRYLEKFFRRQEVEVAVFGHIGDGNAHILPLLDVNDAKDFQVMIDAHRDIHRVVLDQFGGSICGEHGDGRVRAEMVRLMFGDDLYQLFADVKHQLDPTGVMNPGVKISDAPFTDHIDFERLAKPCATCAKCNAVCPVYDVFQSEDMSSRGWFEIVTAEDYSYLQSQRVVEACLNCKSCRTVCPADVDVADLILQRRAEHPNRFMGWVFAWHARPWLFEPFLKVAGMTQHLWDRPSFRGVLEKLTRPLLRRLAPNAKIPKDLLLPRIAKATLRERYPELCANPKNNDAKVAYFHGCAANYFNDGVGDAVIRVLRKQGMEPALPVQRCSGTPIETYGHRDLVKEGARENLTNLAPYETVVTGCASCTLSLKDYPRLFKGEPEEELANQVAQRVKHISEMVKVSRTVQSPASSGHGRTITYHSSCHLRAAGVTKAPREVLASLPGVEFVEMQDADRCAGGAGTYMVKDYETSQKIFERKRNAILETGAEMVATSCPACMIQLKNGLRERVKVKHVAEVMDEHVE; translated from the coding sequence ATGCCGTTGATCCTTCCCGAGAAACCGTCCTCAGTGGCCAGAGATCTTCGGCGGCTGCTCGGTTCCCAGAAAGTGAAACATGATGAAGCCACGCTCAGAGCCTATGCCGTTGACGCCAGTATCTATCGATTAACTCCGACCGCGGTGGCGTTGCCTGATTCCGAAGACGATATCGATCGTATCATTGATTATGCCGTTCAGCAGGGCATTTCCGTAACCGCGCGAGCGGCTGGCACCAATCTGACCGGTTCTGCTATCGGCACCGGTATCATTCTTGATGTGTCAAGAATGAATCGGATCTTGGAAGTCAATTCAGAAGAACACTGGGCCAGAGTGCAGCCGGGGATTGTACTGGCAGAATTGAACAAACAGTTGTCCCGGTATGATTGCATGTTCGGTCCAGACCCTTCGAGCGGGGACATGTGTAAGCTTGGCGGCATGCTGGCCAATAATTCGTCTGGTCCTCATACCTTACGCTACGGGTCTGTCAAGGATAATGTGCAAGCGCTGCGGGTGCGATTGCCACATGGAGGATGGCTGGACGCTCGGTCATTAGACATCGATGGCCCTGCTTGGACTCAGGTCACCTTAACTCATCCGGTCTTGCAGCCACTCATTGATTTAGTGCGAGGCCATGAAACGTTGATCGAGGCCAAGCGTCCTCATGTGAGTAAGAACAGTTCGGGCTATAACCTTTTTGATCTGCTCGATGGCATGAAACGAGGGCAGATCGATTTACCGAAGCTCTTTGTCGGGAGTGAGGGGACTCTTGGGATTTTTAGTGAAGCCACGATTCGTCTGGTGGATAGGCCAAAGGCTACTGCGTCGGCCCTTATTCATTTTCAGCATTTGGAAGAAATGGGGGAAGCCGTTCCTGAATTATTGACCCTCCATCCGAGCGCACTCGAGGTGATGGATGCCAATACGCTCAATCTCATCGGACGTGAAACGTATGGGATTCCTGACGATTCTGCCGCGACGCTTCTCATCGAATTCGATCAAGGGGAAGATCCTGCTCGAAGCGATCGACTGCTCAAATTATGCCGTGGCTATCGTCTCTCTGCAGATCCTGTCGTCGCGTATGACGGGGAGAAGCAAAAAGAACTGTGGAAGGCTCGAAAGGCTCTCTATCCGACTCTATATCGTTATGATCAACGAAAAAAACCCATTAACTTCGTCGATGATGTGGTTGTCAAGGCAGAACGTACCGCAGAATTGATTCGTTATTTGGAAAAATTCTTTCGTCGCCAAGAGGTCGAGGTCGCAGTGTTCGGGCACATTGGCGATGGCAATGCCCATATCCTTCCATTGCTGGACGTGAATGATGCAAAGGACTTTCAAGTAATGATCGACGCCCATCGTGACATCCATCGAGTGGTGCTCGATCAGTTTGGGGGATCCATTTGCGGGGAGCATGGTGATGGCCGTGTCCGGGCAGAGATGGTGCGTCTCATGTTTGGAGATGACCTGTATCAGCTATTTGCGGACGTGAAACATCAGCTCGATCCGACCGGGGTGATGAATCCGGGAGTCAAGATCAGTGATGCGCCATTTACCGATCATATCGACTTTGAACGTCTCGCGAAACCGTGTGCGACATGCGCCAAGTGTAATGCCGTTTGTCCGGTGTACGATGTGTTTCAATCGGAAGATATGAGCTCACGAGGCTGGTTTGAAATCGTCACGGCTGAAGATTACAGCTATCTCCAGTCGCAACGCGTGGTGGAAGCCTGTCTGAATTGTAAGTCGTGTCGGACGGTCTGTCCGGCGGATGTCGATGTCGCCGACTTGATCCTCCAGCGCCGCGCGGAACATCCCAATCGTTTCATGGGGTGGGTATTCGCGTGGCATGCGCGTCCGTGGCTTTTTGAACCGTTCCTCAAGGTGGCAGGCATGACACAACACCTTTGGGATCGACCGTCCTTCCGAGGTGTGTTGGAGAAGTTGACCCGTCCACTTTTGCGTCGCCTGGCCCCCAATGCCAAAATTCCCAAGGATTTGCTTCTCCCTCGCATAGCGAAAGCGACATTACGCGAACGGTATCCTGAGCTCTGCGCAAACCCGAAAAACAACGACGCCAAGGTGGCCTATTTTCATGGTTGTGCCGCAAATTATTTTAATGATGGTGTGGGTGATGCCGTCATTCGTGTCTTGCGAAAGCAGGGAATGGAACCTGCTCTTCCCGTTCAGCGGTGTTCCGGCACGCCGATTGAGACCTACGGTCATCGGGATTTAGTCAAAGAAGGAGCCCGCGAGAATTTAACCAATTTGGCACCCTATGAAACCGTGGTGACAGGCTGTGCGTCCTGCACGCTCAGCTTAAAAGACTATCCTCGGTTGTTTAAAGGAGAGCCCGAAGAAGAGCTTGCCAACCAAGTGGCGCAGCGGGTGAAGCATATATCTGAGATGGTAAAAGTTTCTCGAACGGTTCAATCTCCGGCTTCGTCTGGACATGGACGAACAATAACGTATCATTCCTCCTGTCACTTACGTGCGGCCGGCGTCACGAAAGCTCCCCGCGAGGTATTAGCGAGTCTTCCGGGAGTGGAGTTTGTGGAAATGCAAGATGCGGATCGATGCGCAGGAGGTGCTGGGACCTACATGGTGAAGGATTATGAGACGTCTCAAAAAATTTTCGAACGCAAGCGCAATGCCATTCTAGAGACTGGAGCCGAGATGGTGGCCACGAGTTGTCCTGCGTGCATGATTCAGCTGAAGAACGGACTCCGTGAAAGAGTAAAGGTCAAGCATGTAGCTGAAGTGATGGATGAACATGTCGAATAA
- a CDS encoding peroxiredoxin, which translates to MSEVTGLPRIGDRAPDFMAVTTHIPEFNFSAWQEQDWVVMFSHPADFTPVCTTELLEFARQHEKFSERRVKLVGLSVDSVHAHLAWLQNMKQKMGVTISFPLIADIDMKVSQLYGMIHPGASSTATVRTVFVIDPKRIIRALIYYPMNVGRNVEEVLRLVTALQTTEQFTCATPVNWHEGEKVVVPPPKTVQDVEQREGQSDLEQKDFYLMLKDLKARKTAEPSESSA; encoded by the coding sequence ATGTCTGAGGTGACGGGTTTGCCGCGGATTGGAGATCGGGCACCGGACTTTATGGCTGTGACGACCCATATCCCGGAGTTTAATTTTAGCGCGTGGCAAGAACAGGACTGGGTTGTGATGTTTTCGCATCCGGCAGACTTTACCCCAGTCTGTACGACCGAATTGCTCGAATTTGCTCGGCAACATGAAAAGTTTTCTGAGAGGCGTGTAAAGCTTGTCGGGCTGAGTGTTGACAGTGTTCATGCGCATCTTGCATGGCTTCAGAACATGAAACAAAAAATGGGTGTTACTATCTCATTTCCACTTATCGCCGACATCGATATGAAAGTGTCTCAACTGTATGGCATGATTCATCCCGGTGCTAGCTCGACGGCCACAGTTCGTACCGTGTTCGTGATTGACCCCAAACGTATCATTCGTGCGCTGATTTACTACCCAATGAATGTTGGGAGAAATGTCGAAGAGGTTTTGCGACTGGTGACGGCGTTGCAGACGACCGAACAATTTACCTGTGCGACACCGGTCAATTGGCATGAAGGTGAAAAAGTGGTCGTCCCGCCTCCGAAGACCGTTCAAGATGTCGAACAGCGTGAAGGGCAGTCCGATCTTGAACAGAAAGATTTTTATCTCATGCTGAAAGACCTCAAGGCCAGGAAGACGGCTGAGCCTTCCGAGAGTTCCGCGTAG
- a CDS encoding NAD-dependent epimerase/dehydratase family protein, producing MADVALVTGGAGFIGSHVADELLARGLRVVVLDDLSGGFRENVPETAEFVEGSITDAHLIDDLFSRYRFDYVYHLAAYAAEGLSHFIRKFNYENNLIGSMNLINASVNHAVRCFVFTSSIAVYGKNQLPMTEEMVPVPEDPYGIAKLAVEQDLRASHEIFGLDYVVFRPHNVYGERQNIGDRYRNVVGIFMNQLMQEQPMTIFGDGTQSRAFSYIQDVAPIIASSPFNRDALNQVFNVGAETPYTVNELADIVAKSMGCQKDIVYLDARNEVLHAFSSHYKLHQAFGDAPVVSLEDGISRMASWAKEVGAKASKTFEGVEILKNMPKSWRNELSRSKESTNAKTQDSYS from the coding sequence ATGGCTGATGTGGCGCTAGTTACCGGTGGAGCAGGATTCATCGGCTCGCATGTCGCAGATGAGCTGCTTGCTCGCGGGTTACGGGTGGTGGTGCTTGATGACCTGAGTGGAGGATTTCGTGAAAATGTTCCAGAGACGGCCGAGTTTGTCGAAGGCAGTATCACGGACGCCCACTTGATCGATGACCTGTTTTCCAGATATCGGTTTGATTATGTCTATCATCTGGCGGCCTATGCGGCAGAGGGGTTAAGCCACTTTATTCGGAAGTTTAATTATGAGAATAATTTGATCGGAAGCATGAATCTCATTAATGCATCAGTGAATCATGCAGTCAGATGTTTCGTCTTTACGTCATCTATCGCCGTATATGGCAAAAATCAGCTGCCGATGACGGAAGAGATGGTACCAGTACCTGAAGATCCGTATGGAATCGCGAAGTTAGCCGTGGAGCAAGATTTGCGCGCCAGCCATGAGATATTTGGTCTCGATTATGTGGTATTCCGACCACATAATGTGTATGGCGAGCGGCAAAATATCGGAGATCGGTACCGGAATGTCGTCGGCATTTTCATGAATCAGTTAATGCAAGAGCAACCCATGACCATTTTTGGCGACGGAACGCAAAGTCGCGCCTTCTCGTACATTCAGGATGTCGCGCCGATTATCGCCAGCTCCCCGTTTAATCGCGACGCGTTGAACCAGGTGTTTAATGTTGGTGCCGAGACACCTTATACGGTAAATGAGCTCGCTGACATTGTCGCAAAGAGTATGGGATGTCAGAAAGACATCGTCTATCTCGATGCTCGAAACGAAGTACTCCATGCCTTTTCCAGTCATTACAAACTGCATCAGGCATTTGGTGATGCGCCAGTCGTCTCGTTGGAAGATGGAATCTCCCGAATGGCGTCATGGGCAAAAGAAGTTGGTGCCAAGGCCAGTAAGACGTTCGAGGGCGTGGAGATCCTCAAGAATATGCCGAAGAGTTGGAGGAATGAATTATCCAGGAGTAAAGAATCAACGAACGCGAAGACTCAAGATTCCTATTCCTAG
- a CDS encoding NAD-dependent epimerase/dehydratase family protein, translating into MMKAFVTGGTGFTGSHLCAELVRQGYQVRALVRENSQVSELEKLKIEQVQGDLCDPSSFGKALEGVDIVFHIAALFRQQGVNPEVFRKVNGESVGHLIRASLDHGVKRFIHCSTVGVHGHIEHSPANEDAPFGPGDLYQETKLEGELIARQYQKEGKLDITIVRPAGIYGPGDLRFLKLFKAIHRRRFVMIGKGTINYHFTYIDDLIQGIMLSSQSEQAIGQTYIIAGKEYVPLNQLVTMIAEALHVKPPSLRIPPWPVYAAGYVCELLCKPLNIEPPLYRRRIDFFKKNRAFDITKASKELGFEPQVNLKEGIHRTACWYKEHGYL; encoded by the coding sequence ATGATGAAGGCATTCGTCACAGGCGGAACAGGATTTACGGGAAGTCATTTATGTGCTGAATTGGTCCGGCAGGGCTACCAAGTTCGTGCCTTGGTTCGCGAGAACAGTCAGGTCAGTGAATTGGAGAAGCTCAAGATAGAACAGGTGCAAGGTGACCTTTGCGATCCTTCCTCTTTCGGAAAAGCGCTAGAAGGGGTTGATATCGTCTTTCATATCGCGGCGTTGTTTCGGCAACAGGGGGTGAATCCAGAGGTCTTTCGAAAGGTCAATGGCGAGAGTGTCGGCCATCTGATACGAGCGTCACTTGATCATGGGGTTAAGAGGTTTATTCATTGCAGTACAGTGGGCGTCCACGGACATATCGAGCATTCACCAGCCAATGAAGACGCGCCATTTGGTCCAGGTGATCTATATCAAGAAACCAAACTAGAAGGCGAGCTCATTGCCCGTCAATATCAAAAAGAGGGAAAGCTAGACATCACGATCGTAAGGCCGGCTGGCATTTACGGTCCGGGGGACTTAAGATTTTTGAAACTGTTTAAAGCAATCCATCGTCGTCGGTTCGTCATGATCGGTAAGGGAACGATCAATTATCATTTTACGTATATCGATGACCTCATACAGGGCATCATGTTGAGCAGTCAATCCGAGCAAGCCATCGGTCAAACCTATATTATTGCCGGGAAAGAATATGTTCCGTTGAACCAACTGGTCACCATGATCGCGGAGGCGTTACACGTGAAGCCTCCGTCGTTACGAATCCCGCCATGGCCGGTCTACGCCGCAGGATATGTCTGTGAATTACTCTGTAAACCTTTGAACATCGAGCCGCCGTTGTACCGAAGACGAATCGATTTTTTCAAAAAAAATCGAGCGTTTGATATCACGAAAGCCAGCAAGGAACTGGGATTTGAGCCACAAGTGAACTTGAAGGAAGGCATTCACCGGACAGCGTGCTGGTATAAAGAGCATGGCTACCTTTAG
- the scpB gene encoding SMC-Scp complex subunit ScpB, translated as MTVNAISSESLVESDLEKEAEVDHQLSISDGPSLSALKKEEEVTEGQNRVELDECEVRSILEAVLFVSHEPITVEKLVTVLDGVEKSQVVHMLRVMQEEYEQEGRGLRLSEVAGGFLLTSKPEYGTYMRRLGKVRSASKLSRSALETLAIIGYKQPITRLDIEKIRGVETSGVLRTLLDQKLVRIVGRQDVPGRPILYGTSKQFLQRFGLRDLRDLPPLKEIEDLGIPGTLDLPFDGERPSDEAALANGRIDLPA; from the coding sequence ATGACGGTGAATGCAATCAGTTCGGAAAGTCTTGTTGAATCGGACTTGGAGAAAGAGGCCGAAGTCGATCATCAACTTTCGATCTCCGATGGCCCTTCACTTTCTGCCCTCAAAAAAGAAGAAGAAGTGACCGAAGGCCAAAACCGAGTTGAGCTTGACGAGTGCGAGGTTCGGAGTATTCTTGAAGCCGTCCTGTTTGTGTCCCATGAACCGATCACAGTCGAAAAGCTCGTGACCGTCCTTGACGGAGTTGAGAAATCTCAAGTGGTTCATATGCTGCGTGTTATGCAAGAAGAATATGAACAGGAAGGGCGGGGGCTTCGGCTTTCGGAAGTCGCGGGTGGTTTTCTCTTGACCTCGAAGCCTGAGTACGGGACCTATATGCGGCGTTTAGGCAAGGTCAGATCGGCTTCTAAACTCTCTCGTTCTGCCCTTGAAACGCTGGCGATCATCGGCTACAAGCAGCCTATTACTCGTCTCGATATCGAAAAGATACGGGGGGTGGAAACGTCAGGAGTTCTCAGAACGCTGCTTGATCAAAAGTTGGTACGTATCGTTGGACGACAGGATGTTCCAGGGCGTCCTATTTTATACGGTACGAGTAAACAATTCCTGCAGCGGTTTGGGCTTCGTGATCTTCGCGATCTTCCCCCCTTAAAAGAGATCGAAGATTTGGGGATACCAGGTACGTTAGATCTCCCGTTCGATGGGGAACGTCCCTCCGATGAAGCAGCTTTGGCGAATGGTCGTATTGATTTGCCCGCCTGA
- a CDS encoding segregation/condensation protein A, which produces MDVVQSDEAVDSAYQVQLDSFNGPLDLLLHLIRKQEINIYDIPIALITQQYLEYLSLMKNLNLSFAGEFLVMAATLLQIKSRLLLPKDEAPADEDGEDVDPRAELVRQLVEYEQFKDAALRLSHQGKVWSDAFGREPNLEHLQPNQGSCEDEILTDDLSLFDLVGALQKVLKRVETGQTYMNVARESWSIQDRINGILERLEYESGMTFDDLFDHAGSRQMVIVTFLALLELVRMHLVRLYQGDIFGPIRVTRNFVPGDGSSGVAGDVERSI; this is translated from the coding sequence ATGGATGTTGTTCAAAGTGATGAAGCCGTTGACTCTGCCTATCAAGTTCAGCTCGATTCCTTTAATGGTCCTCTCGATCTCCTCTTGCATTTAATCCGCAAGCAGGAAATCAACATATACGATATTCCCATCGCTCTTATCACTCAGCAGTATCTCGAATATCTCAGCCTGATGAAGAATTTAAACCTCTCGTTTGCCGGAGAGTTTCTCGTCATGGCTGCGACGCTGCTTCAGATTAAATCCAGGCTCCTGCTTCCCAAAGACGAAGCTCCGGCGGATGAGGATGGAGAGGATGTTGATCCTCGTGCGGAACTCGTGCGGCAATTAGTCGAATATGAACAATTTAAAGACGCCGCGCTTCGTCTTTCTCATCAAGGGAAAGTCTGGAGCGACGCGTTTGGCCGGGAACCCAACCTCGAGCACCTTCAACCCAATCAAGGTTCTTGTGAAGATGAGATTCTGACCGATGATCTGAGTTTGTTTGACCTGGTCGGAGCCCTTCAAAAAGTATTAAAGCGGGTGGAAACCGGTCAGACGTACATGAATGTCGCCAGAGAGTCGTGGTCTATTCAGGATCGAATCAACGGCATTCTCGAACGATTGGAGTATGAATCGGGGATGACGTTTGACGATCTCTTCGATCATGCAGGCTCGCGGCAGATGGTGATCGTCACATTCCTCGCGCTGTTGGAACTCGTACGTATGCATCTTGTTCGCTTGTACCAAGGAGATATTTTTGGACCCATTCGTGTGACGCGGAATTTTGTCCCGGGAGACGGCAGCTCAGGCGTGGCCGGTGACGTAGAGCGGTCTATTTGA